The Tursiops truncatus isolate mTurTru1 chromosome 16, mTurTru1.mat.Y, whole genome shotgun sequence genome contains the following window.
CCTGGAGGAATGGTGTGTTTCCTTTCACAATTAAGAAGTCAAATTTAAAGTTCAGATGACTCGCGAGAGGAAAGCCAATGATTCAGTCACTCTGGTTGTCTCCTAGACTGTTCTGGGAGAAGACCCAGGAGTAGCCAGGAGATCAATATCTGAATTTGGGGTGGAGCCTTCCAGATCAGAAGGAGAGGTTTACAGTGGGGAAAGATAAGGGCTCAAGACTGCTTCACTTACTGTTCAATGAACGTATGCTGTGCACCATTCACTGTGCTGTGTAGGCAGTTTGCATGGATCAACACATCCATCAACACGATGACCCTCTGGGTGCTCTGGCTTTCCTTTTGTACAgtaaggaaactggggctcagaggggtgagttaacatgcccaaggtcacacagctacccAGTGAGTGACAGGGCTGGCTTTGGAACCCAACCCTCctgttcttaaccactaggctATACTGTACTGCGGAAACAAGCATTCACTGGAAGGCAttcactggggggggggggatgtctTATACAGGACTATTTTGGTTTCAAGTGTTGGAAAACAACTCAAGCTGACTTAAATAAAAAGGGAATGTATCGGGAGTTCTCTGGTGACCGACCTGGTGGGCTTTCAGTGCCacggctcaggttcaatccctggttggggaaccgagatcccacaagccacgtggtgctaccaaaaaaaaaaaaaaaaaaagagaatctattGATTTATATGACTACGAAGTCCAGAGGTAAtggcttcaggcacagctgggtCCAGGGCATATGCTTTCCTCCATGTTGGCATCTTTCTCATCCCCTCTTTGAGGCAGCCAGAGAGCCACCAGCAGGTGTACTCCTGTTCCCTCAGCAACCCTAGGCATCAGGGTGAGTCTTTCTCCCCACCGGTCCCAACAAATCCTACCTCTGTCTCCCAGTGGCCAGCATAGGGTCATAAGCTCACCCTGAAACAACCACTGTGGCTGGTGAGGAGGACCATGAAGTAGCCGTGGGCCTGGGTTACATGCTCAGCCCTTGAGCAGGGGGTGGGTTCATCCCCACCCAGACCATAAGGACTGGGGGTAGAAAAGGTTTGGTTCCCAGGGAAAGTGGGGAGCTGCTGCCAGAAAGAGGGCTGTCTGGGCGGACCGAAACAGGTCCACCACTGCGGTTGCGTAGCCAGGATCGCTGCTGTGCGACTTCGGGGTTCTTGTTCCTGAGGCTAGGCTGGGCGTGGGGACGGGGAAGAACCGTAAGGCGTCCGTCCACCAGCTCGGCGGGGCGGAGGTTAGTGGGAGGGAACCACGAGGGAAGAAGCGGCACCGAGGGGAGCCCAGTGTGACCGTCggcctctctctccctgttcccAGGAAAGCTGCAGCCATGGCGCTGGGGCTCTTCCGGGTGTGCCTGGTGGTGGTGACGGCCATCATCAACCACCCGCTGCTGTTCCCGCGAGAGAACGCCACGGTCCCCGAGAACGAGGAGGAGATCATCCGCCAGATGCAGGCGCACCAGGAGAAGCTGCAGCTGGAGCAGCTGcgcctggaggaggaggtggcgCGGCTGGCGGCCGAGAAGGAGGCCGAGAAGGAGGCGCTGGAGCGCTTAGCGGAGGAGGGCCAGCAGCAGAACGAGAGCCGCGCCGCCTGGGACCTGTGGAGCACCCTCTGCATGATCCTCTTCCTGGTGATCGAGGTGTGGCGGCAGGACCACCAGGACGCGCCCTCGCCCGAGTGCCTGGGTGCCGACGAGGACGAGCTGCCCGGCCTGGAGGGCGCCCCCCTCCGGGGTCTCACCCTGCCCAGCAAGGCCACGCTCGACCACTTTTATGAACGCTGCATCCGGGGGGCCCCGGCCGACGCCCCCCGCACCCGGGAGTTTGTGGAAGGCTTCGTGGATGATTTGCTGGAAGCCCTGAGGAGCCTTTGCAGCCGGGACACGGACATGGAGGTGGAGGACTTCATCGGCGTGGACAGCATGTATGAGAACTGGCAGGTGAACAAGCCGCTGCTGTGCGACCTCTTTGTGCCCTTCATGCCGCCGGAGCCCTACCGCTTCCACCCAGAGCTCTGGTGCTCCAGCCGCTCGGTGCCCTTGGATCGCCAGGGCTACGGCCAGATCAAGGTGGTCCGGGCCGATGACGAGACACTGGGCTGTATCTGCGGCAAGACCAAACTCGGGGAAGATATGCTGTGTCTCCTCCACGGCAAGAACAATGTGGTGCGGCCAGGCAGTGAGGCGAAAGACCCGCTGTGCGTCGGAGACTCCCCATACCTGGACACGATGCGAGTCCTGAAGTGGTTCCAGACGGCCCTCACCAGAGCCTGGCACCGCATCAACCACAAGTACGAGTTCGACCTGGCCTTTGGCCAGCTGGACACCCCAGGGTCCCTCAAGATCAGGTTCCGCTCGGGGAAGTTCATGCCCTTCAACCTGATTCCTGTGATCCAGTATGATGGCTCCGACCTGTACTTGGTCTCCCATCTTACCAGGGAGCCCTGTGGGGGGACCCCACCATCCAGCACAGATTGGCTCCTGTCCTTCGCTGTCTATGAGCGCCACTTCCTTAGGATGACCTCGAAGGCGCTGCCCGAGGGCGCCTGCCACCTCAGCTGCTTGCAGAttgcctccttcctgctctccaaACAGAGCCGCCTGACCGGCCCCAGCAGGCTCAGCAACTACCACCTGAAGACCGCCCTGCTACACCTCCTGCTTGCCCGGCGGCCAGCCGCCTGGAAGGCTGAGCAGCTCGATGCTCGTCTGCACGAGCTGCTCTGCTTCCTGGAGAAGAGCCTGCTGGAGAAGAAGCTCCATCACTTTTTCATCGGCAATTGCAAGGTGCCCGAGGCCATGGGGCTCCCTGAGGCCATACGCAGGGCTGAGCCTCTCAACCTCTTCCGGCCCTTCGTCCTGCAGCGAAGTCTCTACCGGAAGACAGTGGACTCCTTCTATGAGATGCTCAAGAATGCCCCAGCGCTCATTAGCGAGTATTCCCTCCATATTCCCTCAGACCATGGCAGCCTGCCCTCAAAAGCTGTCATCTTGTAGAGCATCCACGACCCAGA
Protein-coding sequences here:
- the ITPRIP gene encoding inositol 1,4,5-trisphosphate receptor-interacting protein, translating into MALGLFRVCLVVVTAIINHPLLFPRENATVPENEEEIIRQMQAHQEKLQLEQLRLEEEVARLAAEKEAEKEALERLAEEGQQQNESRAAWDLWSTLCMILFLVIEVWRQDHQDAPSPECLGADEDELPGLEGAPLRGLTLPSKATLDHFYERCIRGAPADAPRTREFVEGFVDDLLEALRSLCSRDTDMEVEDFIGVDSMYENWQVNKPLLCDLFVPFMPPEPYRFHPELWCSSRSVPLDRQGYGQIKVVRADDETLGCICGKTKLGEDMLCLLHGKNNVVRPGSEAKDPLCVGDSPYLDTMRVLKWFQTALTRAWHRINHKYEFDLAFGQLDTPGSLKIRFRSGKFMPFNLIPVIQYDGSDLYLVSHLTREPCGGTPPSSTDWLLSFAVYERHFLRMTSKALPEGACHLSCLQIASFLLSKQSRLTGPSRLSNYHLKTALLHLLLARRPAAWKAEQLDARLHELLCFLEKSLLEKKLHHFFIGNCKVPEAMGLPEAIRRAEPLNLFRPFVLQRSLYRKTVDSFYEMLKNAPALISEYSLHIPSDHGSLPSKAVIL